The following coding sequences lie in one beta proteobacterium CB genomic window:
- a CDS encoding NADH-quinone oxidoreductase, B subunit — MALEGVLKEGFVTTTADQLINWTRNGSLWPMTFGLACCAVEMMHAGASRYDLDRFGVVFRPSPRQSDLMIVAGTLCNKMAPALRKVYDQMPEPRWVISMGSCANGGGYYHNSYSVVRGCDRIVPVDIYVPGCPPTAEALIYGIIQLQSKIARTSTIARKA, encoded by the coding sequence ATGGCATTAGAAGGCGTTCTCAAAGAAGGATTTGTTACCACTACTGCGGACCAGTTAATCAACTGGACGAGAAATGGTTCTCTATGGCCAATGACATTCGGTCTGGCTTGCTGTGCTGTCGAAATGATGCACGCAGGCGCATCCCGTTATGACTTGGACCGTTTTGGAGTGGTGTTCCGCCCATCCCCACGTCAATCCGACTTGATGATTGTGGCTGGTACGCTCTGCAACAAGATGGCTCCAGCACTCCGCAAGGTTTACGACCAAATGCCTGAGCCACGTTGGGTTATCTCGATGGGCTCCTGTGCCAATGGTGGTGGTTACTACCATAACTCGTATTCAGTAGTTCGCGGCTGTGACCGCATCGTGCCAGTCGATATTTATGTTCCTGGCTGCCCTCCAACTGCAGAAGCGTTGATCTACGGAATCATTCAATTGCAATCTAAGATCGCTCGCACCAGCACGATTGCGCGGAAGGCTTAA
- a CDS encoding polynucleotide phosphorylase/polyadenylase produces the protein MTMFKKAVKTFQWGNHQVTMETGEIARQAGGAVIVNVDDTVVMGTVVASKSAKPGQSFFPLTVDYLEKTYAAGKIPGGFFRREGRPSEGETLISRLIDRPLRPLFPEGFLNEVQVVVHVLSINPDVPADIPALIAASAALAVSGIPFAGPVGAARVGYANGQYLLNPTRTEQATSEMDLIVAGTQAAVLMVESEANQLSEEIMLGAVVYGHDQMQTAINAINDLVREAGKPEWDWTASPKDEPFIAKVTALAEAPLREAYQIRQKGARSDKLKEISKTVLAKLAEEGDVDAVAVSDIMFEIEAKIVRSQILNGEPRIDGRDTRTVRPIEIRNGVLPRTHGSALFTRGETQALVVATLGTARDEQIIDALEGEYRDRFMFHYNMPPFATGETGRVGSPKRREIGHGRLAKRALIPVLPSAEDFAYSIRVVSEITESNGSSSMASVCGGCLAMMDAGVPVKAHVAGVAMGLILDGNRFAVLTDILGDEDHLGDMDFKVAGTANGITALQMDIKVQGITKEIMQVALAQAKEGRLHILSKMQEAMGSVRTELSAHAPRMVSFKIHPDKIREVIGKGGATIQALTKETGCSIDIKDDGTVTIASTSAEGMAEAKARIEGITAEAEVGKIYEGPVVKLLEFGALVNILPGKDGLLHISEISNERVKEVKDYLAEGQVVRVKLLAADERGRLRLSLKAAMADEGGTIAPLAGADATAEVAPASGESA, from the coding sequence ATGACTATGTTTAAAAAAGCAGTAAAGACGTTTCAATGGGGCAATCATCAAGTAACAATGGAAACAGGCGAGATTGCTCGTCAAGCTGGTGGTGCTGTCATCGTTAATGTGGATGACACAGTAGTAATGGGGACGGTAGTTGCCTCTAAATCAGCTAAGCCAGGTCAATCATTTTTCCCATTGACCGTTGATTACCTCGAAAAAACTTACGCTGCAGGAAAAATTCCTGGTGGCTTCTTCCGTCGTGAAGGTCGTCCATCAGAAGGTGAGACATTGATCTCGCGTTTGATCGATCGCCCACTGCGCCCATTGTTCCCGGAAGGTTTCTTGAACGAAGTTCAGGTTGTGGTTCATGTGCTGTCTATCAACCCAGATGTGCCTGCTGATATTCCTGCATTGATCGCTGCTTCTGCAGCCTTGGCTGTTTCAGGCATTCCATTTGCTGGCCCAGTTGGCGCAGCACGTGTTGGTTATGCCAATGGTCAATACCTCTTGAACCCAACTCGTACAGAGCAAGCTACGAGTGAGATGGATTTGATTGTTGCTGGTACACAAGCTGCTGTATTGATGGTTGAGTCAGAAGCCAATCAGTTGTCAGAAGAGATCATGTTAGGTGCGGTTGTATACGGTCATGACCAAATGCAAACTGCGATCAACGCAATCAATGATTTGGTGCGTGAAGCTGGCAAGCCAGAGTGGGATTGGACTGCTTCTCCTAAAGACGAGCCATTTATCGCTAAGGTCACTGCATTGGCTGAAGCGCCATTGCGTGAGGCATATCAGATTCGTCAAAAGGGTGCTCGTTCAGACAAGCTCAAAGAGATCTCCAAAACAGTTTTAGCTAAGCTAGCTGAAGAGGGTGATGTTGATGCAGTTGCAGTTAGCGACATCATGTTTGAAATCGAAGCGAAGATTGTGCGTAGCCAGATTTTGAATGGCGAGCCACGTATTGATGGTCGCGATACACGCACTGTTCGCCCAATTGAAATTCGTAATGGCGTATTGCCACGCACACACGGTTCAGCATTATTTACCCGTGGTGAAACACAAGCTCTCGTAGTGGCTACTTTAGGTACTGCACGTGATGAACAGATCATTGACGCGCTCGAAGGCGAGTACCGTGATCGCTTCATGTTCCACTACAACATGCCTCCGTTCGCCACTGGTGAAACAGGTCGTGTAGGTAGCCCGAAGCGTCGTGAAATTGGTCACGGCCGTTTGGCTAAGCGCGCATTGATTCCAGTATTGCCAAGTGCAGAAGATTTTGCGTACAGCATTCGTGTGGTTTCAGAAATCACTGAGTCCAATGGTTCTTCATCCATGGCTTCCGTTTGCGGCGGCTGTTTAGCAATGATGGATGCTGGCGTTCCAGTTAAAGCGCACGTAGCTGGTGTAGCTATGGGCTTGATTTTGGATGGCAACCGCTTTGCTGTGTTGACAGATATCTTGGGTGATGAAGATCACTTAGGCGATATGGACTTCAAGGTAGCTGGTACTGCTAACGGTATTACTGCTCTTCAGATGGACATTAAAGTTCAAGGTATTACTAAAGAAATTATGCAAGTTGCGTTGGCCCAAGCTAAAGAAGGTCGTTTGCATATTTTGAGCAAGATGCAAGAAGCGATGGGTTCAGTTCGTACTGAATTGTCTGCACATGCTCCACGTATGGTTTCTTTCAAGATTCATCCAGACAAGATTCGTGAAGTCATCGGTAAAGGCGGCGCAACAATTCAAGCCTTGACTAAAGAAACTGGTTGCAGCATCGACATTAAAGATGACGGCACTGTAACAATTGCTTCCACTTCTGCTGAAGGCATGGCTGAAGCGAAAGCACGTATCGAAGGCATTACTGCTGAAGCTGAAGTAGGCAAGATCTACGAAGGTCCAGTAGTGAAGTTGCTTGAGTTTGGTGCTTTGGTAAACATTCTGCCAGGTAAAGATGGTCTCCTGCATATCTCAGAAATTTCTAATGAGCGTGTAAAAGAAGTTAAAGACTATTTAGCAGAAGGCCAAGTTGTTCGCGTGAAGTTGTTGGCTGCTGACGAGCGTGGTCGTTTACGTTTATCTCTCAAGGCTGCAATGGCGGATGAAGGTGGCACGATTGCTCCTTTGGCGGGCGCTGATGCCACTGCTGAAGTCGCCCCTGCATCTGGCGAATCTGCTTAA
- a CDS encoding preprotein translocase, SecG subunit, which produces MEWFKTLLIVLQVISALAVILLVLLQQGKGADMGAAFGSGSSGSLFGASGSANFLSHTTAIFAAVFFVCTLGITWIGNKKEVSPGVLSGTVAPVVAPAPAPAAPAQDPTKPAVPK; this is translated from the coding sequence ATGGAATGGTTTAAGACTTTATTGATCGTTTTGCAGGTAATTTCAGCTTTGGCTGTGATCTTGCTTGTGTTGCTTCAGCAGGGTAAAGGTGCCGATATGGGTGCTGCTTTTGGTTCTGGATCCTCCGGCAGTCTTTTCGGTGCTAGTGGCTCTGCGAACTTCTTGTCACATACAACCGCTATTTTTGCAGCAGTCTTTTTTGTTTGCACTTTGGGGATTACCTGGATCGGGAATAAAAAGGAAGTTAGTCCAGGTGTTTTGTCTGGTACGGTAGCGCCTGTAGTGGCTCCAGCCCCAGCGCCGGCTGCTCCAGCTCAGGATCCAACTAAGCCAGCAGTTCCGAAGTAA
- the tpiA gene encoding Triose-phosphate isomerase: MRPLTVIGNWKMNGSLAANADWIKAVCRGMEQGMPAGRKYAVCVPAPYLSQCGDLIRDCSLAFLSLGAQDVSAYAAGAYTGEVAASMLKELDCTYVIVGHSERRQYHQEVDEQVAEKALQVLDNGMIPVICVGESADERNSGREVEVVRGQISKQVAILQDRLADCLIAYEPIWAIGTGKVASAQMAQDIHRAIRLQLAEFDEDVASHVGILYGGSVKPDNAVELFAMPDIDGGLIGGASLNPQDFLAICQA, encoded by the coding sequence ATGCGTCCACTCACTGTTATCGGCAACTGGAAAATGAACGGCAGTCTTGCAGCTAATGCAGACTGGATCAAAGCTGTTTGCCGCGGTATGGAGCAGGGAATGCCAGCAGGTCGCAAGTATGCAGTTTGCGTGCCAGCGCCTTATTTATCGCAGTGTGGTGATTTGATTCGCGACTGCTCTTTAGCTTTTCTAAGTCTGGGTGCCCAAGATGTTTCGGCTTATGCTGCTGGCGCTTACACCGGTGAAGTTGCCGCTTCTATGCTCAAGGAATTAGATTGCACCTATGTGATTGTTGGTCATTCTGAGCGTCGCCAATACCATCAGGAGGTTGATGAGCAGGTAGCTGAGAAGGCTCTTCAGGTGCTCGACAATGGCATGATTCCGGTGATTTGTGTCGGTGAATCTGCTGATGAACGTAACTCGGGTCGTGAGGTTGAGGTAGTACGAGGTCAAATTTCAAAGCAGGTAGCTATTTTGCAAGACCGTTTGGCTGACTGCCTGATTGCCTATGAGCCAATTTGGGCTATTGGCACGGGTAAGGTGGCAAGTGCTCAGATGGCACAGGATATTCACCGAGCTATTCGCTTGCAATTGGCGGAATTTGATGAAGACGTAGCTTCCCATGTGGGAATTTTGTATGGCGGCAGTGTTAAACCTGACAATGCCGTTGAACTGTTTGCAATGCCAGATATTGATGGCGGATTGATTGGGGGTGCTTCATTGAACCCGCAGGATTTTCTCGCTATTTGTCAGGCCTAG
- a CDS encoding NADH dehydrogenase subunit D, with protein sequence MAQIKNYTLNFGPQHPAAHGVLRLVLELDGEVIQRADPHIGLLHRATEKLAETRTWIQNVPYMDRLDYVSMMSNEHAYVMAIEKLLQVDVPLRAQYIRVMYDELTRLLNHLLWIGCHGLDVGAMAVFLYAFRDREDIFDMYEAVSGARMHAAYYRPGGVYRDLPTQMAQYSKSKIRSTSAIKRLNENRSGTLLDFIEQFSNGFDANVDEYCNLLTDNRIWKQRLVGIGVVSPERALQLGFTGPMLRGSGIEWDLRKKQPYETYDKLDFDIPVGVNGDSYDRYLVRMEEMRQSNRIIKQCVAWLKANDGPVMSDNHKVSPPKRVDMKTNMEELIHHFKLFTEGMHVPDGEAYSAVEHPKGEFGIYLISDGANKPYRLKIRAPGFVHLSAMDEMSRGHMLADAVTIIGTQDIVFGEIDR encoded by the coding sequence ATGGCACAAATTAAGAACTACACCCTCAACTTTGGCCCTCAGCATCCTGCGGCACACGGCGTATTGCGCTTAGTGCTCGAGCTTGATGGTGAAGTCATTCAGCGTGCTGATCCGCACATCGGTTTATTGCATCGTGCTACTGAAAAATTAGCCGAGACACGTACTTGGATTCAAAACGTTCCCTACATGGATCGCTTGGATTACGTCTCGATGATGTCTAACGAGCATGCTTATGTGATGGCAATTGAGAAGTTGCTACAAGTAGACGTGCCTTTGCGTGCGCAATACATTCGTGTAATGTACGACGAGTTAACTCGTTTGCTGAACCACCTATTGTGGATTGGCTGTCATGGTTTAGACGTTGGCGCTATGGCCGTGTTCTTGTATGCCTTCCGCGATCGTGAAGACATTTTCGATATGTATGAAGCTGTATCTGGCGCTCGTATGCATGCTGCTTACTACCGTCCAGGTGGGGTCTATCGCGACCTACCAACACAGATGGCGCAGTACTCCAAGTCTAAGATTCGTAGCACTTCTGCAATCAAGCGTTTGAATGAAAACCGCAGCGGTACTTTGCTTGATTTTATTGAGCAATTCTCAAATGGTTTTGATGCCAATGTAGATGAGTACTGCAATCTCTTAACGGATAACCGTATTTGGAAGCAACGCTTGGTTGGTATCGGCGTTGTCTCACCTGAGCGTGCTTTGCAGCTCGGCTTTACTGGTCCGATGTTGCGTGGCTCTGGTATTGAGTGGGACTTGCGTAAAAAGCAACCTTACGAAACTTACGACAAACTCGACTTTGATATTCCAGTTGGCGTGAATGGTGATTCTTATGATCGCTATTTAGTTCGCATGGAAGAAATGCGTCAATCTAACCGCATCATTAAACAATGTGTTGCCTGGCTCAAAGCAAATGATGGTCCTGTCATGAGTGACAACCATAAGGTATCTCCACCGAAGCGTGTGGATATGAAGACCAATATGGAGGAGTTGATTCACCATTTCAAACTCTTTACTGAAGGTATGCACGTTCCTGATGGCGAGGCTTACTCCGCTGTAGAGCATCCAAAAGGTGAGTTTGGTATCTACTTGATTTCTGATGGTGCTAATAAGCCTTACCGCTTGAAGATTCGTGCGCCAGGTTTTGTGCATCTATCCGCGATGGACGAAATGTCACGCGGCCACATGTTGGCTGATGCTGTAACCATTATTGGTACCCAAGATATTGTGTTCGGGGAGATTGACCGCTAA
- a CDS encoding NADH dehydrogenase, subunit C — protein sequence MSDRLVQLAANLEKVLGKRAQSVEIALGEVTVVLNADTYFESAMLLRDEPSLAFEQLIDLCGVDYQDYREGQWGGQRFGVVTHLLSIAHNWRLRVRVFAPEDAYPVVASLTPVWAAANWFEREAFDLYGILFDGHEDLRRILTDYGFIGHPFRKDFPISGNVEMRYDPELKRVVYQPVTIEAREITPRIVREEQYGGPV from the coding sequence ATGTCAGATCGTTTAGTTCAACTCGCCGCCAATCTAGAAAAAGTTCTAGGTAAGCGTGCGCAATCCGTTGAGATCGCTTTGGGTGAAGTGACTGTAGTGCTAAATGCAGATACTTATTTTGAATCCGCTATGTTGTTGCGCGACGAGCCTTCATTGGCTTTCGAGCAACTGATTGATTTGTGTGGCGTGGATTATCAAGACTACCGTGAAGGACAGTGGGGTGGTCAGCGTTTTGGCGTTGTGACTCATCTTTTGTCTATCGCGCATAACTGGCGTTTGCGTGTACGTGTATTTGCACCAGAAGATGCTTATCCAGTAGTCGCTTCACTCACTCCAGTTTGGGCTGCTGCTAACTGGTTTGAGCGTGAAGCGTTTGATCTCTATGGCATCTTGTTTGATGGTCATGAAGACCTGCGTCGCATCTTGACTGACTACGGTTTCATCGGCCATCCATTTAGAAAAGATTTCCCAATTTCTGGCAACGTTGAAATGCGTTACGACCCAGAGTTAAAGCGTGTGGTGTATCAGCCAGTCACGATTGAAGCGCGTGAAATCACGCCACGTATCGTGCGCGAAGAGCAGTATGGAGGCCCGGTTTAA
- a CDS encoding NADH dehydrogenase subunit A: MNLANYFPVLLFILVGIGVGLVPMFLGKILAPSKPDSEKLSPYECGFEAFEDARMKFDVRYYLIAILFILFDLETAFLFPWGVALRDIGWFGYASMVIFLLEFIVGFVYIWKKGALDWE, from the coding sequence TTGAATCTCGCTAATTACTTTCCCGTTCTGCTTTTTATCCTCGTAGGTATTGGGGTTGGTTTAGTCCCCATGTTCCTCGGAAAAATCCTGGCTCCTTCGAAGCCTGATTCGGAAAAACTGTCTCCATACGAGTGCGGTTTTGAAGCTTTCGAAGATGCACGTATGAAGTTCGACGTGCGTTATTACCTCATCGCCATCCTGTTTATCTTATTTGACTTAGAAACTGCATTCCTATTTCCATGGGGTGTGGCTCTGCGTGATATTGGTTGGTTCGGCTACGCCTCTATGGTGATTTTCCTCTTGGAATTCATCGTGGGCTTCGTATATATCTGGAAAAAGGGCGCTCTCGACTGGGAGTGA
- a CDS encoding alcohol dehydrogenase produces MRVMEIKEFGAPEMLVAATRPDPVAPAAGTGEILIKVIAAGINRPDVLQRKGHYPVPAGASDIPGLEVAGEIVGGDLAHADNLFGLKVGDKVCALVQGGGYAELCTAPIAQCLPYPKGFTDQEAASLPETFYTVWSNVFMRGELSEGETLLVQGGSSGIGVTAILIAKALGHKVFVTAGTDEKCAACVALGADLAINYKTQDFVEEVKKATDGKGVNVVLDMVTGTYVQKEIDCLADDGRIVIIAIMGGSKAEVNTGQILRRRLTITGSTLRPRPVSFKKQITQQLHARIWPLLDAGKLKPVIYKTFTLDQAADAHRLMESSEHVGKIVLTV; encoded by the coding sequence ATGCGCGTAATGGAAATCAAAGAATTTGGTGCACCAGAAATGCTGGTTGCTGCTACCCGTCCTGATCCAGTAGCTCCAGCTGCTGGAACTGGCGAGATTTTGATTAAGGTAATTGCTGCTGGGATTAATCGCCCAGACGTTTTGCAACGAAAAGGCCATTACCCAGTTCCAGCAGGTGCATCTGATATTCCTGGTCTTGAAGTCGCTGGCGAGATTGTCGGTGGTGACTTAGCTCATGCCGATAATCTATTTGGTCTCAAAGTCGGCGATAAAGTTTGTGCGCTTGTGCAGGGTGGTGGTTACGCAGAGCTATGTACTGCTCCCATTGCGCAATGCTTGCCTTATCCAAAAGGATTTACTGATCAAGAGGCAGCTTCATTGCCGGAAACTTTTTACACTGTTTGGAGCAATGTCTTCATGCGTGGTGAGTTGTCAGAAGGTGAAACTTTATTAGTGCAAGGTGGCTCGAGTGGTATTGGAGTCACTGCCATTTTGATTGCAAAAGCCTTGGGTCATAAAGTATTTGTTACTGCCGGTACCGATGAGAAGTGCGCTGCTTGTGTGGCCTTGGGTGCCGACTTGGCTATCAACTACAAGACGCAAGACTTTGTGGAAGAGGTAAAGAAGGCAACTGACGGTAAGGGTGTCAATGTGGTACTCGACATGGTTACTGGCACTTACGTACAAAAAGAAATTGATTGTTTGGCTGATGACGGCCGCATTGTGATTATTGCAATCATGGGTGGCTCAAAAGCGGAAGTGAATACCGGACAAATTTTGCGTCGCCGTTTAACCATCACTGGTTCTACCTTGCGTCCACGTCCAGTGTCATTTAAGAAGCAGATTACACAGCAACTGCATGCACGTATCTGGCCTCTGCTAGATGCGGGTAAGTTAAAGCCAGTGATTTATAAGACATTCACCTTAGACCAAGCGGCTGACGCTCATCGTTTGATGGAGTCTTCTGAGCACGTTGGCAAGATTGTGTTGACTGTCTAG